In Aquiflexum balticum DSM 16537, a single genomic region encodes these proteins:
- a CDS encoding group III truncated hemoglobin: MERKAIENRDDVSLLVRSFYARIRVHEHLGPIFNEVVEDWETHLERLTDFWEMVLLNSGPGAGKFSPVPVHKEVDQKTGNKIEQLHFGNWLELWFSTLDTYFYGKNADYAKEHARNMAHILFFRIIEGRSKTMKF; this comes from the coding sequence ATGGAAAGGAAGGCGATAGAGAATAGGGATGATGTATCACTTTTGGTAAGGAGTTTTTACGCTCGGATCAGAGTTCATGAGCACCTCGGGCCGATTTTCAATGAGGTTGTCGAGGATTGGGAAACCCATCTGGAAAGACTGACTGATTTTTGGGAAATGGTGCTGTTAAATTCCGGACCCGGTGCAGGTAAGTTTAGTCCTGTACCTGTGCACAAGGAAGTAGACCAAAAGACAGGGAATAAGATAGAACAGCTTCATTTTGGAAACTGGCTGGAGCTATGGTTCTCGACTTTGGATACATATTTTTATGGTAAAAATGCCGACTATGCCAAGGAACATGCCCGTAATATGGCACATATTCTTTTTTTTAGGATCATAGAGGGGCGGAGCAAAACAATGAAATTTTGA
- a CDS encoding NADPH-dependent F420 reductase, with amino-acid sequence MKIGIIGGTKLASTLGNKLLAANQTVVFGVREDFVTKEIEWKILNMYLDKIFSYDKAIEMSDVILICCENEHLPKVSDSLAASDLENKIVIDCTNGAYTKEFCPNTILIKKSIGEHKLFKAFNNLGIDYPKSDPMGLVKESYYCGPDSKEKAIVKRIIEWVGFKPVDAGEIENAMLLEAFYHLRKTISFQKAERMDYHFKLISV; translated from the coding sequence ATGAAAATAGGAATTATAGGAGGGACTAAACTGGCGTCCACTCTCGGCAACAAACTCTTGGCCGCAAATCAAACAGTAGTATTTGGAGTCCGTGAAGATTTCGTAACCAAAGAAATTGAGTGGAAAATACTCAACATGTATTTGGATAAAATTTTCAGCTATGACAAGGCTATCGAAATGTCAGATGTGATTTTGATCTGCTGTGAAAACGAACACCTTCCAAAGGTATCGGATAGTCTGGCAGCTTCCGATCTGGAAAATAAAATTGTCATTGACTGTACCAATGGTGCCTATACCAAAGAATTTTGTCCAAATACCATTCTCATTAAAAAAAGTATTGGAGAACATAAGCTTTTCAAGGCATTCAATAATCTCGGTATAGACTATCCCAAATCTGACCCTATGGGATTGGTGAAAGAAAGCTATTACTGTGGTCCTGACTCAAAAGAAAAAGCTATTGTAAAAAGAATCATCGAATGGGTTGGTTTCAAACCAGTGGATGCCGGTGAAATTGAAAATGCAATGCTTTTGGAGGCGTTTTATCACCTTAGGAAAACCATTTCTTTTCAAAAAGCAGAAAGAATGGATTACCATTTCAAACTGATTTCAGTATGA
- the galK gene encoding galactokinase → MKKPIESVFKKLFSKEPLLVFSPGRINLIGEHTDYNEGFVMPAAIDKKMIVAIAANQSRQGRIYSMDFDEEFAFDLDSFGPKKGHWATYVMGVAAQLQQAGYEVQGFDMVFGGDIPVGAGLSSSAALEAAVGFALSELFDFKIPQRSLIHYSQKAEHVFAGVQCGIMDQFASVMGKKEHVIRLDCRSLEFQHFPLHLPDHCILLIDTCVKHSLADSAYNKRREECQTGVTAAQKLHPEIKSLRDMDLEILAGIRDQISDPVFNRCKYVIEENERVIKASDSLDNSDLSGFGKIMYASHAGLSELYEVSCEELDYLVDYTKNLDFVLGSRMMGGGFGGCTINIVEKSNLEKLQKMISRDFELKFGAKPKFYEVSLENGTGLL, encoded by the coding sequence ATGAAGAAACCTATTGAGTCCGTATTTAAAAAGTTATTTTCTAAAGAGCCTTTATTGGTCTTTTCCCCTGGAAGGATAAATCTTATCGGAGAACACACCGATTACAATGAGGGATTTGTGATGCCGGCTGCTATCGACAAGAAAATGATTGTGGCCATCGCTGCAAACCAAAGCCGTCAAGGGCGAATTTATTCCATGGATTTCGATGAGGAATTTGCTTTTGATCTCGATTCCTTTGGTCCTAAAAAAGGACATTGGGCCACTTACGTAATGGGTGTAGCAGCCCAATTGCAACAAGCGGGATACGAAGTCCAAGGATTTGATATGGTTTTTGGCGGAGATATCCCTGTCGGGGCTGGTCTATCCTCTTCTGCCGCATTGGAAGCAGCTGTTGGTTTTGCCTTGAGTGAATTGTTTGATTTCAAAATACCCCAACGCTCTTTGATTCATTATTCTCAAAAAGCAGAACATGTTTTTGCCGGAGTACAATGCGGCATCATGGACCAATTTGCCTCAGTAATGGGAAAAAAAGAACATGTCATCCGGTTGGATTGTAGGTCACTGGAATTCCAGCATTTTCCCCTTCACCTTCCTGACCATTGCATTTTATTGATCGACACTTGTGTGAAACATTCCTTAGCAGATTCCGCCTATAACAAAAGAAGGGAAGAATGCCAAACTGGTGTAACCGCTGCCCAAAAACTTCATCCTGAAATCAAATCCCTTAGAGACATGGATTTGGAAATATTGGCAGGCATTCGAGATCAAATAAGTGATCCGGTATTTAATCGATGCAAATATGTCATTGAAGAAAACGAAAGAGTTATAAAAGCATCCGATTCTTTGGATAATTCTGATTTATCCGGTTTTGGAAAAATAATGTACGCATCCCATGCAGGTTTGTCTGAACTGTATGAGGTCTCCTGCGAAGAACTTGATTATCTGGTTGATTATACCAAAAACCTTGATTTTGTTTTGGGAAGCAGAATGATGGGAGGTGGCTTTGGAGGCTGCACCATCAATATTGTAGAAAAAAGTAATCTGGAAAAATTACAAAAAATGATTTCCAGGGATTTTGAACTAAAATTCGGAGCGAAGCCGAAGTTTTACGAAGTCAGTCTGGAAAATGGGACTGGATTATTGTAG
- a CDS encoding discoidin domain-containing protein, producing MKKSKIKALLLLCLVYGCYIQLTLGQQKNNLSMTGTATASSSQPGFEPSKAIDGKPGLESSWKNTPDNKESWLMLKLPGATEISELSIQIPEEATVISDFKIQTILNGSWRNVKEVVSSTSHQVEVTFDQPILTDRIRLWIPGDSPVTISEFAVYGQHYVDSTATAVKKILVNQSGYNLGRPKRFSAPNLADKSPFEIIQTKDRKVLHTGIIEKGKGDFSEFNPTSSEEFIIISGQEESFPFRIGPYWLERVTYRNMVDFMIGARHYVGTTDLIRPLSFEWRDGDFFNWALQGMVALYLSNPEAFERMEKTVTYVPNSSFPNEYNGLWGALQPYKEDAPDIIKLIHWDADVKISQGLEHEMQKAELAHFLYAWPYLEKWLPQQNFDIVYQYLIEKWEKATVKPSSTSQYDLSPEHNLLALKTQLGTTKGEMPPGYSVIPNLMMYEVTKKRGEKDAEKYFEAAYRQMEWMIQNLDWKDPIVTKGQRMSEHMTMRAFAYFQNKFPDRAPQGLKEKVTEWAKVVVSRSDNYWDFRKYSDDGDWVPPSWNETGNVLGFPAALFAAMSIIEDKSLLERLEVLAWSHFDNAFGRNPVGRHFSHKGPEEIEGVDLGWYSAHLGGYGLLEEVRFVFDGSPKSFHYPNNPEVEI from the coding sequence ATGAAAAAATCTAAAATTAAAGCACTATTGCTTCTCTGCCTTGTCTACGGCTGTTACATTCAGCTCACTTTAGGCCAGCAAAAAAACAACTTGTCAATGACGGGTACGGCCACAGCCAGTTCTTCTCAGCCAGGATTTGAACCATCTAAGGCCATCGATGGAAAACCTGGACTGGAAAGTTCGTGGAAAAATACTCCAGATAATAAAGAGTCGTGGCTAATGCTCAAGCTTCCAGGTGCCACTGAGATCAGCGAACTAAGTATTCAAATACCGGAAGAGGCTACAGTAATTTCAGATTTCAAAATTCAGACAATTCTCAACGGCTCTTGGAGGAATGTCAAAGAAGTTGTTTCCAGTACATCCCATCAAGTAGAAGTAACCTTTGACCAGCCTATCCTTACTGATCGGATCAGGCTGTGGATACCAGGAGATTCCCCTGTGACCATCTCTGAATTCGCAGTCTATGGACAACATTATGTGGATTCTACTGCCACCGCTGTAAAGAAAATCCTTGTCAACCAAAGTGGCTATAACCTGGGCCGTCCCAAGCGCTTTTCTGCTCCAAACCTTGCAGATAAATCCCCATTTGAAATCATTCAAACAAAAGATCGAAAAGTACTGCACACAGGGATCATCGAAAAAGGGAAGGGAGATTTCTCCGAATTCAATCCAACTTCTTCTGAAGAATTTATCATCATATCTGGTCAAGAAGAATCATTTCCTTTTCGAATTGGACCCTATTGGTTGGAGCGGGTAACTTACCGCAACATGGTCGATTTTATGATCGGAGCCCGGCATTATGTTGGCACCACCGATTTGATCAGACCTTTGTCATTTGAATGGCGGGATGGTGATTTTTTCAATTGGGCCTTGCAAGGAATGGTGGCGCTGTACCTTTCCAATCCTGAAGCTTTTGAACGAATGGAGAAAACGGTCACTTATGTTCCCAACTCCTCTTTTCCAAATGAATACAATGGACTTTGGGGAGCTTTGCAACCTTACAAGGAAGATGCACCGGATATCATCAAACTCATTCACTGGGATGCTGATGTGAAAATCTCCCAAGGATTGGAACATGAGATGCAAAAAGCTGAGCTTGCTCATTTTCTATATGCATGGCCTTATTTGGAAAAATGGTTGCCACAACAAAATTTCGATATTGTGTATCAATATCTTATTGAGAAATGGGAGAAAGCCACTGTCAAACCCAGTTCAACTTCACAATATGACCTCAGTCCTGAGCATAATTTATTGGCTCTAAAAACCCAATTGGGGACTACCAAAGGAGAGATGCCTCCAGGATATTCAGTAATTCCAAATTTGATGATGTATGAGGTCACAAAAAAAAGAGGAGAAAAAGATGCTGAGAAGTACTTTGAGGCAGCATACAGGCAAATGGAATGGATGATTCAAAACCTGGACTGGAAAGATCCAATCGTGACTAAAGGCCAAAGAATGTCCGAACACATGACCATGAGGGCATTTGCTTATTTTCAAAATAAGTTTCCGGACAGAGCTCCGCAAGGTTTGAAAGAAAAGGTGACAGAATGGGCCAAAGTAGTTGTTTCTAGATCAGACAATTATTGGGATTTCAGAAAATATTCCGACGATGGAGATTGGGTACCACCAAGCTGGAATGAAACAGGAAATGTCTTGGGATTTCCTGCCGCATTATTTGCTGCCATGTCCATAATTGAAGATAAAAGCTTATTGGAAAGGTTGGAGGTATTGGCATGGTCTCATTTCGACAATGCTTTTGGAAGAAATCCTGTAGGAAGACATTTTTCCCACAAAGGTCCTGAAGAAATTGAAGGCGTGGATTTGGGATGGTACAGTGCCCACCTAGGTGGATATGGCTTGCTTGAGGAGGTGAGATTTGTATTTGATGGTTCGCCAAAATCATTCCATTATCCCAATAATCCTGAAGTGGAAATTTAG
- a CDS encoding glycosyl hydrolase family 95 catalytic domain-containing protein, with protein sequence MQKIKYAIYTVCLGLFSLGTTSVLYGQNPLFKVESNYLSKHDILYQTPAYEGFEGFPLGNGDMGGMIWNTDNGVEVQINKNDLFDQSHEESRATLRGGARLSIDFGAPGFDWIYLDEFDGRLSIQNAEVTLKAKTPFMENSVSSWVAPEKNVWSFQIKSKSSDPLTDGTKIKVSLERWGSRAFPGWYGYFSKETKSGLGNTQVKIEGNDLILEDSFEGLQFSVACRILGEETVPEVISKNRLESKSAGRSSDREITVIVSMVTSNESEHPSKSAIELLDDFEKETVQREKEIHQQWWEDFWAKSFVHLEDDYIENIYYLRRYLMASSSRGKFPVVFNGGLWTWNHDVRNWVTPHHWNTQQQYWGLCAQNDCELMIPYLNTYFNLIPKAEEHAKLRGADNAILWAEAHDFFGSMTFWGREDMLNNFTPASQIAGLFWEYYQFTEDKDFLAEKAYPFMKKAAEFYVQKLQWDSLKNEYFIFPSQPYENPRSNFLRNPITDRNVIISNFTNCIHAARMLKVDKNKIEEWQHIVDNIWPIPYQTVPEAGEIISHAWYPDGTIFPKIEERGRWLSHMSASTSAVFPANLLGIDSANTREYYAMVNMIRDRSPDVNAISPEPIVAARLGMGNEVLSMMHNGIRRLQHFPQGLFYNIDHWYNLSIYMDSLSKPDITAQRDYIYDERAHYPNKLPAKPFIQAGLEPHSIYGAAINEMLLQSNEGKIRVFPALPDNWATSFTLLARGAFVVSSEIGKDGAIPGIYIESQKGNICRIVNPWSGSDVTVLSMSEKGKKINYKTDAKNIVEFKTIPGYTYLIIPKGKEGISQKTHFEGSPNQSPKKFYEAMLGKERNF encoded by the coding sequence ATGCAAAAGATAAAATACGCGATTTACACAGTTTGCTTAGGCTTGTTTTCATTGGGAACAACCAGTGTGTTGTATGGGCAAAACCCTCTTTTTAAAGTGGAGTCCAATTATCTTTCCAAGCACGACATTCTGTATCAGACTCCTGCTTATGAAGGTTTTGAAGGATTTCCACTTGGGAATGGGGATATGGGCGGAATGATCTGGAACACAGATAATGGGGTTGAGGTACAGATTAATAAGAATGATCTGTTTGATCAGTCTCATGAGGAATCCCGGGCTACCCTTCGGGGAGGTGCGAGGCTGAGTATCGATTTTGGTGCACCGGGGTTTGATTGGATTTATCTTGATGAGTTTGACGGAAGGCTATCTATTCAAAATGCAGAAGTAACGCTAAAGGCTAAAACTCCTTTTATGGAAAACAGTGTCAGTTCATGGGTCGCACCGGAAAAGAACGTATGGTCTTTTCAGATAAAGTCAAAAAGTTCTGATCCTCTGACAGATGGTACAAAAATCAAGGTTTCACTCGAGCGTTGGGGTAGCCGTGCATTTCCCGGCTGGTACGGCTATTTTTCCAAAGAAACCAAAAGTGGATTGGGAAATACCCAGGTAAAGATCGAAGGGAATGACCTGATTTTGGAGGATTCGTTTGAAGGGCTTCAGTTCTCAGTGGCCTGCAGAATATTGGGAGAAGAAACCGTCCCCGAAGTGATCAGCAAAAACCGACTTGAATCAAAATCAGCCGGTCGGAGTTCTGACCGGGAGATCACGGTGATAGTCTCGATGGTGACCTCCAACGAATCTGAGCATCCGAGCAAATCTGCCATTGAGTTGCTAGATGACTTTGAAAAAGAGACCGTTCAGCGCGAAAAAGAAATCCATCAACAATGGTGGGAGGATTTCTGGGCGAAATCATTTGTACACCTTGAAGACGATTATATTGAGAATATTTATTACTTACGCCGCTATCTGATGGCAAGTTCCTCAAGGGGTAAATTCCCTGTGGTATTCAATGGGGGACTGTGGACATGGAACCACGATGTACGCAATTGGGTAACTCCACACCACTGGAACACGCAACAGCAATACTGGGGACTTTGCGCCCAAAATGACTGTGAGCTGATGATTCCTTACCTGAATACCTATTTCAATCTGATACCCAAGGCAGAGGAGCATGCTAAACTGCGAGGTGCCGATAATGCCATTCTGTGGGCGGAAGCACATGACTTTTTTGGAAGTATGACTTTCTGGGGACGTGAGGACATGCTCAATAATTTCACCCCTGCCAGTCAGATAGCAGGTTTGTTTTGGGAATATTACCAATTTACCGAAGACAAGGATTTTCTTGCTGAAAAGGCTTATCCATTCATGAAAAAGGCGGCAGAGTTTTATGTGCAGAAACTTCAATGGGACAGTCTCAAAAATGAATATTTTATTTTTCCTTCACAGCCATATGAAAATCCGCGTTCCAATTTTCTTCGCAATCCCATCACAGACAGGAACGTAATCATTTCAAATTTTACTAATTGCATCCATGCCGCCCGAATGTTAAAGGTGGATAAAAACAAAATTGAAGAATGGCAACATATTGTGGACAATATCTGGCCAATTCCCTATCAAACAGTCCCTGAGGCAGGTGAGATCATTTCTCATGCATGGTATCCTGACGGAACAATTTTTCCAAAAATTGAAGAAAGAGGCCGTTGGTTAAGCCATATGAGCGCTAGTACCTCCGCCGTTTTTCCTGCAAACCTTTTGGGAATTGATTCCGCCAATACCAGGGAGTATTACGCTATGGTCAATATGATACGTGATCGCTCACCAGATGTCAATGCCATTTCACCAGAGCCCATTGTAGCAGCCAGACTCGGTATGGGCAATGAGGTGTTATCGATGATGCACAATGGAATTCGGCGATTGCAGCACTTTCCGCAGGGTTTATTTTACAACATAGATCATTGGTATAACCTGTCCATTTACATGGATTCTCTGTCCAAACCGGATATCACAGCACAGCGAGACTACATCTACGATGAGCGGGCACACTACCCAAATAAGCTACCAGCCAAACCATTTATTCAAGCTGGCCTGGAACCCCATAGTATCTATGGCGCTGCAATAAATGAAATGCTACTACAAAGCAACGAAGGCAAAATCAGGGTTTTCCCGGCACTACCCGACAACTGGGCTACTAGCTTTACCTTACTTGCCAGAGGAGCTTTTGTCGTCTCATCCGAAATCGGAAAAGACGGTGCTATCCCCGGAATTTACATAGAAAGCCAAAAAGGAAATATATGCAGGATCGTCAATCCCTGGTCAGGTTCAGATGTGACGGTTTTGAGCATGAGCGAAAAGGGAAAGAAAATCAACTATAAAACAGATGCTAAGAATATTGTTGAATTTAAAACCATACCTGGATATACTTATCTGATCATCCCCAAGGGTAAGGAAGGAATATCTCAAAAAACACACTTTGAAGGTAGTCCAAATCAATCGCCCAAGAAGTTTTACGAAGCGATGTTGGGAAAAGAAAGGAATTTCTAA
- a CDS encoding DUF5703 domain-containing protein: MNHLTHRLCFFLLFWISQAGVALGQQVDLNPYHVVWTSPSKNASESMPCGGGDIGLNVWVENGEILFYMSRAGAFDENNIFPKFGRVRVKLTPNPFENGEFRQELKLAEGYVEITGKKEGRNSLVKIWVDVFRPVVHVETESSSPVTVEATYESWRFADLEWTKPAQTWASLGFRDAPINAIVRADSIQFEGEKVLFYHRNRNESLFDITVTQQGLNPVKNQLWNPLKNLTFGGMMYGEQMKPAGTTSGKYADTPFKGWKLQSVKPVRKTHLKVFLHIDESPSVNEWKKGLAAIEKEAISAQKTAAQKTLSWWADFWNRSYIVINPGKADPKSPEWQVGRNYQLFRYQLGCNAYGNYPTKFNGGLFTFDPGYVDQNLPFTPDHRNWGGGTHTSQNQRLVYFPMFKSGDFDMLPSQLDFYLRALPNAEIRTEFYWGHKGASFTEQLEQFGLPLATSYSWNRPENFPKGIEYNYWLEYQWDTQFEFALMMLDLERFNGEDISKYIPFIESGLTFFYEHYQFQANSRSRSTFDGEGHLILFPGSGAETYKMAYNSSSTIAALKTILTRLLELPESYLTEEKRNHWKEVLSRIPPIAFREKEGYKTISPAWTWGRINNQEIPQLYPVYPWGMYGIGRPDLDIAINTWKYGTDLPIQKNYVSWHQDAIFCARLGLTEEAAAVTIQKLQDAERRFPTFWGPGHDWVPDHNWGGSGMIGLQEMLMQTVDNKIYLFPAWPKDWDVSFKLHAPYNTTIEGVLKDGKVMNIKVSPESRRRDLEIMLDSTN; this comes from the coding sequence ATGAACCATTTAACTCATCGCCTGTGCTTCTTTCTGTTGTTTTGGATTTCTCAGGCAGGAGTTGCTCTTGGGCAGCAAGTGGACCTGAATCCCTATCATGTCGTCTGGACTTCCCCAAGTAAAAACGCTTCAGAATCCATGCCTTGTGGAGGAGGAGATATTGGACTGAATGTATGGGTTGAAAATGGCGAAATTCTTTTTTATATGTCCCGGGCCGGTGCTTTTGACGAAAATAATATCTTCCCAAAGTTTGGGCGAGTAAGGGTAAAATTAACTCCCAACCCGTTTGAAAATGGAGAATTCAGACAGGAACTAAAACTAGCGGAAGGATATGTTGAAATTACAGGAAAGAAAGAAGGACGAAACTCGTTGGTGAAAATCTGGGTCGATGTTTTTCGTCCCGTAGTTCATGTGGAAACTGAAAGTTCGAGTCCTGTAACCGTAGAAGCTACCTACGAAAGCTGGAGATTTGCTGATCTGGAATGGACCAAACCGGCTCAGACATGGGCAAGTCTTGGGTTTAGAGATGCTCCGATAAATGCCATTGTCCGGGCTGATTCCATTCAATTTGAAGGTGAAAAGGTTCTTTTTTACCACCGAAACCGGAACGAGTCCTTATTTGATATTACCGTGACGCAGCAAGGTTTGAATCCAGTGAAAAATCAGCTTTGGAATCCATTGAAAAACCTGACGTTTGGCGGAATGATGTACGGAGAGCAAATGAAACCTGCGGGTACTACCTCGGGGAAATATGCTGATACCCCATTTAAGGGATGGAAGCTTCAAAGTGTAAAACCTGTCCGGAAAACCCATTTGAAGGTTTTCTTACACATTGACGAATCTCCTTCGGTGAACGAATGGAAAAAGGGATTGGCTGCCATTGAAAAAGAAGCTATTTCCGCCCAAAAAACAGCGGCTCAAAAGACCCTATCCTGGTGGGCGGATTTCTGGAACCGGAGTTATATAGTCATCAATCCAGGTAAAGCTGATCCCAAATCTCCGGAATGGCAGGTAGGACGCAACTATCAGCTTTTCCGCTACCAATTGGGTTGCAATGCCTACGGGAACTATCCGACTAAATTCAATGGAGGGCTTTTTACTTTTGATCCCGGTTATGTAGATCAAAATCTGCCTTTTACTCCTGACCACCGCAATTGGGGTGGTGGCACGCACACTTCCCAAAATCAGCGACTGGTTTATTTCCCCATGTTCAAAAGCGGGGATTTTGATATGCTGCCTTCGCAACTTGATTTCTACCTGCGCGCCTTACCCAATGCTGAAATCCGGACTGAATTTTACTGGGGTCACAAAGGCGCCTCATTTACAGAGCAATTGGAACAATTTGGCTTGCCTTTGGCCACTTCATATAGTTGGAATAGACCCGAGAATTTTCCAAAAGGAATAGAATACAATTACTGGCTAGAATATCAATGGGATACTCAGTTTGAATTCGCCTTAATGATGCTCGATTTAGAAAGATTTAATGGGGAAGACATATCGAAGTATATCCCCTTTATTGAAAGTGGATTGACCTTTTTTTATGAGCATTATCAATTTCAGGCAAACTCAAGAAGCCGCTCTACTTTTGACGGAGAGGGGCATCTTATTCTCTTTCCGGGTTCAGGAGCTGAGACTTACAAAATGGCCTACAATTCATCTTCTACCATTGCAGCTCTGAAAACAATTCTCACCCGGCTGTTGGAATTACCGGAGTCTTACCTCACGGAAGAAAAAAGAAACCACTGGAAGGAGGTTTTAAGTCGGATCCCACCCATTGCCTTCCGGGAAAAAGAAGGGTACAAAACCATATCTCCCGCATGGACTTGGGGGAGAATAAACAATCAGGAGATCCCCCAACTATACCCTGTCTATCCTTGGGGTATGTACGGCATAGGTCGACCCGACTTGGATATTGCTATCAATACCTGGAAATACGGAACCGATTTACCTATTCAAAAAAACTACGTCAGCTGGCATCAGGACGCAATTTTTTGCGCACGCTTGGGCCTGACTGAGGAAGCCGCAGCAGTAACTATCCAAAAACTACAGGATGCCGAGCGCCGATTCCCGACCTTTTGGGGTCCCGGACACGATTGGGTTCCTGACCACAACTGGGGAGGAAGCGGTATGATAGGATTGCAGGAAATGCTGATGCAGACAGTGGACAACAAAATCTACCTCTTTCCTGCCTGGCCAAAAGATTGGGATGTTTCTTTTAAGCTACATGCTCCATACAATACGACTATTGAAGGTGTCCTGAAAGACGGAAAAGTAATGAATATCAAAGTCTCCCCTGAATCTCGGCGAAGGGATTTGGAAATCATGCTTGACTCAACAAATTAA
- a CDS encoding glycoside hydrolase family protein, protein MKVKTLLLILSLNLLKYTSFGQTLDLNSRVMPVPQENKFIDPGYFVWCGSVTKGDDGKFYMLYSRWPLADGFESWPVTSEVAVAVSNHPGGPFKHLKVALKARGTDFWDGSATHNPAVVKHKGKYYLYYIGTGWDLPIDKHESYTDTWWRYRNTQRIGVAVADDPAGEWTRMDQPVLSVSSDSTAHDALMVSNPAATFDDQGRVILLYKQVGKTEKISGGAVRFGVAFADSPFGPFKKHNQPIFEVKDGGKDWMVAEDPFIWFQDGNYLAIVRDVIGKFTGDEGAWALMESKNGTDWQPAKQPKVIGSTFFWEGGIPSASKLERPCLYLENGLPIYLYGATRADTAQTLSFNVAVPLKVPN, encoded by the coding sequence ATGAAAGTGAAAACTCTGTTATTAATACTATCTCTTAACCTACTAAAGTACACTTCTTTTGGACAAACCTTGGATTTGAATTCCAGGGTAATGCCTGTACCTCAGGAAAATAAATTTATAGATCCAGGCTACTTTGTCTGGTGTGGTTCGGTTACCAAGGGTGATGATGGTAAATTTTACATGCTTTATTCCCGATGGCCTCTCGCTGATGGTTTCGAATCTTGGCCAGTCACTTCGGAAGTCGCTGTGGCTGTTTCCAATCATCCCGGAGGACCTTTTAAACATTTGAAGGTCGCTTTGAAAGCTAGGGGCACTGATTTTTGGGACGGTTCGGCCACGCACAATCCTGCTGTCGTCAAGCATAAGGGAAAGTATTACCTCTATTACATAGGTACCGGCTGGGATCTTCCAATCGACAAACACGAATCCTATACCGATACATGGTGGAGGTATCGAAATACCCAGCGAATAGGCGTAGCCGTGGCAGACGATCCCGCGGGAGAATGGACACGCATGGACCAGCCAGTACTCAGTGTGAGTTCAGACTCTACTGCCCATGATGCCCTCATGGTCTCCAATCCAGCAGCCACATTTGACGATCAAGGCAGGGTAATTTTACTCTACAAGCAAGTCGGCAAAACCGAAAAGATCAGTGGGGGTGCGGTACGATTTGGGGTGGCGTTTGCCGATTCCCCATTTGGGCCTTTCAAAAAACACAATCAACCCATCTTTGAAGTCAAGGATGGTGGCAAAGACTGGATGGTGGCCGAAGACCCATTCATTTGGTTTCAGGATGGGAATTACCTAGCCATCGTGAGGGATGTTATCGGTAAGTTTACAGGCGATGAGGGGGCTTGGGCACTCATGGAATCTAAAAACGGAACGGACTGGCAGCCTGCCAAGCAGCCCAAAGTGATTGGAAGTACCTTCTTCTGGGAAGGAGGAATTCCCTCAGCTTCAAAACTCGAACGGCCCTGTCTTTATCTGGAGAATGGCCTGCCGATCTATTTATATGGGGCGACCCGGGCGGATACAGCACAAACTCTTTCATTCAATGTCGCTGTGCCCTTAAAAGTCCCAAATTGA
- a CDS encoding glycoside hydrolase family protein: MDRYILFTLAIILIALSSCEQKKNTIVPGELDLHSMIQPFGGPVVHLTAIAENPDGPFVKQNNPIFTAQDLDFPAEDPFVWFQDNCYYAIVKDMQGAFTKAGRSLVLFYSLDGLDWKLAKNPLVSDLNIKMADGSVQKLEALERPQLFFEDGKLVALLCAVNETLGHSYNVQIPLKTP; this comes from the coding sequence ATGGACAGGTATATTTTGTTTACGCTAGCTATTATTCTGATTGCACTTAGTTCATGTGAACAGAAAAAAAATACCATCGTTCCTGGAGAACTGGACCTACATTCAATGATTCAGCCTTTTGGTGGTCCTGTTGTCCATCTGACAGCTATAGCCGAAAACCCCGATGGGCCTTTTGTCAAACAAAACAATCCCATTTTCACTGCCCAAGATTTGGATTTTCCTGCAGAAGATCCATTTGTGTGGTTTCAGGACAACTGTTATTACGCCATTGTCAAAGACATGCAGGGTGCCTTTACCAAAGCCGGTCGCAGTTTGGTGCTTTTTTATTCATTGGACGGTCTGGATTGGAAACTGGCCAAAAATCCATTGGTTTCCGATTTGAATATAAAGATGGCTGATGGATCGGTCCAAAAACTGGAAGCACTTGAACGTCCACAGCTATTTTTTGAAGATGGAAAATTAGTAGCCTTGCTATGTGCAGTAAACGAAACATTGGGGCATTCCTATAATGTTCAGATTCCACTGAAAACCCCATAA